From a region of the Georgenia yuyongxinii genome:
- a CDS encoding TetR/AcrR family transcriptional regulator produces MPRTGNTSLRERKKQLTREAIAEAALALAIEHGLANVTVEEIARLAFVSPRTVSNYFSCKEEAVATAGCQDLPELAEDLAARPAGEPPADALRAVLLAYVGSRTPEQLRLEVHKLAVEREHPALRPYWVAQYDDLEASLRAAIADRTGTDPDVDVFPWLAAATAASALSASVRIWARPEANRQALPDLVAAAFDEVAAGLRGPVRA; encoded by the coding sequence ATGCCGAGGACGGGGAACACGAGCCTGCGAGAGCGCAAGAAGCAGCTCACGCGCGAGGCGATCGCAGAAGCGGCGCTCGCGCTCGCCATCGAGCACGGGCTCGCCAACGTCACGGTCGAGGAGATCGCCCGCCTGGCCTTCGTCTCCCCGCGGACCGTGTCCAACTACTTCTCCTGCAAGGAGGAGGCGGTCGCCACGGCCGGCTGCCAGGACCTTCCCGAGCTTGCCGAGGACCTCGCTGCCCGCCCCGCCGGGGAGCCGCCCGCGGACGCGCTGCGCGCCGTCCTCCTCGCGTACGTCGGCTCCCGCACACCGGAACAGCTGCGGCTCGAGGTCCACAAGCTCGCGGTCGAACGCGAGCACCCCGCGCTGCGGCCCTACTGGGTGGCGCAGTACGACGACCTGGAGGCGTCCCTGCGCGCGGCGATCGCGGACCGCACCGGCACGGATCCCGACGTCGACGTCTTCCCGTGGCTGGCGGCGGCCACTGCGGCGTCCGCGCTCAGCGCGTCGGTGCGGATCTGGGCACGCCCGGAGGCGAACCGCCAGGCCCTGCCGGACCTGGTCGCCGCCGCGTTCGACGAGGTGGCCGCCGGCCTTCGGGGCCCCGTCCGGGCCTAG
- a CDS encoding PHP domain-containing protein: protein MDPVSALRRVAFLLERELAESHRVKAYRRAALRLASLSPAEIAQRVQAGTLTQLPDVGPKTAAVASQAAAGDVPDYLAELEARAQAPLLPGGETVRGWLRGDLHAHSDWSDGTTAIEEMAAAAVAVGHDYLALTDHSPRLTVARGLSPDRLREQLDVVANLNAELAPFRILTGIEVDILEDGGLDQEDELLAQLDVVVASVHSKLRMDAAAMTKRMVRAVSNPRVDVLGHCTGRLITGGRGTRPESQFDAPAVFQACRTHDVAVEINSRPERRDPPTRLLTLAIETGCRFSIDTDAHAPGQLDFLDYGCERAQAAGLTRDRIVNALAVDELLAWTRAP from the coding sequence GTGGACCCCGTCTCGGCGCTGCGGCGCGTGGCCTTCCTGCTCGAGCGCGAGCTCGCCGAGTCGCACCGGGTCAAGGCCTACCGGCGGGCGGCCCTGCGGCTGGCGTCCCTGTCGCCCGCCGAGATCGCCCAGCGGGTGCAGGCCGGCACGCTCACCCAGCTGCCCGACGTCGGCCCGAAGACCGCGGCCGTCGCGAGCCAGGCCGCCGCGGGGGACGTGCCCGACTACCTTGCCGAGCTCGAGGCCAGGGCCCAGGCGCCGCTCCTCCCCGGCGGCGAGACGGTGCGCGGCTGGCTGCGCGGGGACCTCCACGCCCACTCCGACTGGAGCGACGGCACCACCGCCATCGAGGAGATGGCGGCCGCCGCGGTCGCCGTCGGCCACGACTACCTCGCGCTGACCGACCACTCGCCCCGGCTCACCGTGGCCCGCGGTCTCAGCCCCGACCGGTTGCGCGAGCAGCTCGACGTCGTCGCGAACCTCAACGCGGAGCTCGCGCCGTTCCGCATCCTCACCGGGATCGAGGTGGACATCCTCGAGGACGGCGGCCTCGACCAGGAGGACGAGCTGCTCGCCCAGCTGGACGTCGTCGTCGCCAGCGTGCACTCCAAGCTGCGCATGGACGCGGCCGCGATGACCAAGCGGATGGTGCGGGCGGTGTCCAACCCGCGGGTGGACGTGCTCGGGCACTGCACCGGGCGCCTCATCACCGGTGGACGGGGGACACGGCCGGAGTCCCAGTTCGACGCGCCGGCCGTGTTCCAGGCCTGCCGCACCCACGACGTCGCCGTGGAGATCAACTCCCGACCCGAGCGGCGCGACCCGCCCACCCGGCTGCTGACGCTCGCGATCGAGACCGGCTGCCGGTTCTCCATCGACACCGACGCGCACGCGCCGGGACAGCTGGACTTCCTGGACTACGGCTGCGAGCGCGCGCAGGCGGCGGGCCTGACCCGGGACCGGATCGTCAACGCGCTGGCGGTGGACGAGCTGCTGGCCTGGACACGGGCCCCGTGA
- a CDS encoding FAD-binding oxidoreductase, translating into MTTSASALFEVERLRDVLDGSIVLPEDADYDAARTIVSGAFDDRPAVVVRAASVDDVVRTVRLSRDTGLELAVRSGGHSNAGHGSVEGGVVLDLRLLKELRIDAAARTATAQAGLTAAEYTLATSEHSLATGFGDTGSVGLGGLVTGGGVGLLSRKHGLTIDSLLAAQVVTADGEVLEVDDTHHAALFWAIRGGGGNFGVVTRFTLRLHPVGEFVGGILVQPATPAAVSRFLEQAAAAPRELTTILNVMPCPPLPMVPADVHGRLVMLAFVAWAGPVEEGTRVIDGLRAIAPPLADLVRPGPYISMFPPEVEDYHPVAAARTLFLDHVDEPLAARILERLEASDASMRAVQLRVLGGAISDAPADATAYAHRAAPMMANVAAFVDRPEQRDAREAWVDELSAQLDQGVPGAYVNFLAREGADRVRAAYPDPTWERLRQVKAAYDPTNLFHVNQNVPAASA; encoded by the coding sequence ATGACCACCTCCGCCTCGGCCCTCTTCGAGGTCGAACGACTCCGTGACGTCCTCGACGGCTCGATCGTCCTGCCCGAGGACGCCGACTACGACGCCGCGCGCACCATCGTCTCCGGCGCGTTCGACGACCGCCCCGCCGTCGTCGTCCGCGCCGCGAGCGTCGACGACGTCGTCCGCACCGTGCGCCTGAGCCGTGACACCGGGTTAGAACTCGCCGTGCGCTCCGGCGGCCACAGCAACGCCGGACACGGATCCGTCGAGGGCGGCGTCGTGCTCGACCTGCGCCTCTTGAAGGAGTTGCGCATCGACGCCGCAGCCCGCACCGCCACCGCCCAAGCCGGCCTGACCGCCGCCGAGTACACGCTCGCCACGTCCGAGCACAGCCTGGCCACCGGATTCGGCGACACCGGCTCCGTGGGCCTCGGCGGCCTGGTCACCGGTGGCGGCGTCGGGCTGCTCTCACGCAAGCACGGCCTGACCATCGACTCGCTGCTCGCGGCGCAGGTGGTCACGGCCGACGGAGAGGTGCTCGAGGTCGACGACACCCACCACGCCGCGCTGTTCTGGGCCATCCGCGGCGGAGGCGGCAACTTCGGCGTGGTCACCCGGTTCACGCTGCGACTGCACCCGGTGGGCGAGTTCGTCGGGGGCATCCTCGTGCAGCCCGCCACGCCAGCCGCCGTCAGCCGGTTCCTCGAGCAGGCGGCTGCCGCCCCGCGCGAGCTGACCACGATCCTCAACGTCATGCCCTGCCCGCCGCTGCCGATGGTGCCGGCGGACGTGCACGGCCGGCTCGTCATGCTGGCGTTCGTGGCCTGGGCCGGTCCGGTCGAGGAGGGCACCCGCGTGATCGACGGGCTTCGCGCGATCGCCCCGCCGCTGGCCGACCTGGTCCGGCCGGGGCCCTACATCTCGATGTTCCCGCCCGAGGTGGAGGACTACCACCCGGTCGCCGCGGCCAGGACGCTCTTCCTGGACCACGTGGACGAGCCGCTCGCTGCCCGCATCCTGGAGCGGCTCGAGGCGTCCGACGCCTCCATGCGGGCGGTCCAGCTGCGGGTGCTCGGCGGCGCCATCTCCGACGCCCCGGCCGACGCCACGGCGTACGCGCACCGGGCGGCTCCGATGATGGCCAACGTGGCCGCATTCGTCGACCGGCCGGAGCAGCGAGACGCCCGCGAGGCGTGGGTGGACGAGCTGTCCGCCCAGCTCGACCAGGGCGTGCCCGGGGCGTACGTGAACTTCCTGGCCCGCGAGGGGGCCGACCGTGTGCGCGCGGCCTACCCGGACCCCACGTGGGAGCGGCTGCGGCAGGTGAAGGCGGCGTACGACCCGACGAACCTGTTCCACGTCAACCAGAACGTCCCCGCCGCGAGCGCCTGA
- a CDS encoding SMP-30/gluconolactonase/LRE family protein, which yields MKRRLTAVAAGILALTFGASAPATADHRHDTLENHIDLPNGFQPEGIAIGRGPTAWVGSLVDGDIYEADLRTGEGEVVAEGPGTPSVGLKIDRGGRLWVAGGPVGEGRVVDPRTGTTLATYDFVDDAAPTFVNDVVLTSRAAWFTDSSRAALYRVARGHHGDLADPARVTEVPLGGDWVQVPGQFNANGIEQTPDGRALLVVNTIRGELYRVDPRTGEADRVDLGGTSVLNGDGLVLEGRTLYVVEGLDNRVAEFRLNRQGTEGRFKGYLTDDDLDFPSTAAAFRGSLYLVNARFSTTPTPDTAYWLTRLDR from the coding sequence ATGAAGCGACGCTTGACCGCCGTGGCCGCAGGAATCCTCGCGCTGACATTCGGCGCGTCGGCTCCGGCCACGGCCGACCACCGGCACGACACCCTCGAGAACCACATCGACCTGCCGAACGGGTTCCAACCCGAGGGCATCGCCATCGGGCGAGGCCCCACCGCGTGGGTCGGGTCCCTCGTCGACGGCGACATCTACGAGGCGGACCTGCGCACCGGCGAGGGGGAGGTAGTCGCCGAGGGCCCGGGCACGCCGTCGGTCGGGCTGAAGATCGACCGCGGCGGGCGGCTGTGGGTGGCGGGCGGCCCGGTGGGCGAGGGCCGCGTGGTGGACCCGCGCACCGGCACGACCCTGGCCACCTATGACTTCGTCGACGACGCCGCCCCGACGTTCGTCAACGACGTCGTGCTCACGTCCAGGGCCGCGTGGTTCACCGACTCCAGCCGGGCCGCCCTGTACCGCGTGGCGCGTGGCCACCACGGCGACCTCGCCGACCCGGCCCGCGTCACCGAGGTCCCGCTCGGCGGTGACTGGGTGCAGGTGCCGGGGCAGTTCAACGCCAACGGCATCGAGCAGACACCGGACGGACGGGCCCTGCTCGTCGTCAACACCATCCGAGGGGAGCTCTACCGGGTCGACCCCCGGACCGGGGAGGCCGACCGTGTCGACCTCGGCGGCACCAGTGTCCTCAACGGCGACGGGCTGGTCCTGGAGGGGCGCACGCTCTACGTGGTGGAGGGCCTCGACAACCGGGTCGCGGAGTTCCGGCTCAACCGGCAGGGCACCGAGGGCCGGTTCAAGGGATACCTGACCGACGACGACCTCGATTTCCCGTCCACGGCCGCAGCGTTCCGCGGCTCGCTGTATCTGGTCAACGCGCGCTTCTCCACGACACCCACACCCGACACGGCGTACTGGCTCACCCGCCTCGACCGCTGA
- a CDS encoding dipeptidase yields MTATDARRVVDEVLAGTPLIDGHNDLAYALRTTAGYAVDGLDTHRPGLHTDIPRLRAGRVGGQFWSVFVPSTLTGAEAVLGTVEQVDAVHRLIARYPESFALACTAEEVLAAFRGGRIAALLGAEGGHSIGRSLGALRMLARLGVRYMTLTHNDNVEWADSATDTPAVGGLTDEGRAVVAEMNRIGMLVDLSHTAETTQHAALDVATAPVILSHSSCRAVCDHPRNATDAVLERLATNGGVLQVTFVPKFVSPAAARWTEEAHEALGGSGWHWARAPRAGEVPAAVAAENVAADPEVVWAQRLVEWEAEHPRPQVGIDDVVAHVEHAREVAGVGHIGLGGDYDGVDRLPDGLEDVSGYPRLLQALADRGWSGAELAALAGGNMLRVLRDADDAATETMWPRA; encoded by the coding sequence ATGACAGCCACCGACGCCCGCCGCGTGGTCGACGAGGTCCTCGCCGGCACCCCGCTCATCGACGGGCACAACGACCTCGCCTACGCGTTGCGGACCACCGCCGGGTACGCCGTCGACGGCCTCGATACGCACCGGCCCGGCCTGCACACCGACATCCCGCGGCTGCGGGCCGGCCGGGTGGGTGGGCAGTTCTGGTCGGTGTTCGTGCCCTCCACGCTCACCGGTGCCGAGGCCGTGCTGGGCACGGTCGAGCAGGTCGACGCCGTCCACCGGCTCATCGCCCGGTACCCGGAGAGCTTCGCGCTCGCCTGCACGGCGGAGGAGGTGCTCGCCGCGTTCCGCGGCGGGCGCATCGCCGCCCTGCTCGGCGCGGAGGGCGGGCACTCCATCGGCCGCTCGCTCGGGGCGTTGCGGATGCTCGCCCGGTTGGGCGTGCGGTACATGACGTTGACCCACAACGACAACGTGGAATGGGCGGACTCCGCTACCGACACCCCCGCCGTCGGCGGTCTGACGGACGAGGGGCGCGCCGTCGTCGCCGAGATGAACCGCATCGGCATGCTCGTGGACCTCTCCCACACCGCCGAGACCACCCAGCACGCCGCGCTCGACGTGGCGACCGCCCCGGTGATCTTGTCGCACTCCTCCTGCCGGGCAGTGTGCGACCACCCGCGCAACGCGACCGACGCCGTGCTGGAACGGCTGGCGACGAACGGGGGTGTGCTGCAGGTGACCTTCGTGCCCAAGTTCGTCTCCCCGGCGGCCGCGCGGTGGACCGAGGAGGCGCACGAGGCCCTGGGCGGGAGCGGCTGGCACTGGGCGCGGGCGCCCCGGGCGGGGGAGGTCCCGGCAGCTGTCGCGGCGGAGAACGTCGCCGCGGACCCCGAGGTGGTCTGGGCGCAGCGGCTGGTGGAGTGGGAGGCCGAGCACCCCCGCCCCCAGGTGGGGATCGACGACGTCGTCGCGCACGTCGAGCATGCCCGCGAGGTGGCCGGCGTCGGGCACATCGGCCTCGGCGGGGACTACGACGGTGTGGACCGCCTGCCCGACGGGCTCGAGGACGTCTCCGGGTACCCGCGCCTGCTGCAGGCGCTCGCGGACCGCGGCTGGTCGGGCGCCGAGCTGGCCGCGCTCGCGGGCGGGAACATGCTGCGCGTGCTGCGAGACGCCGACGACGCCGCCACCGAGACCATGTGGCCGCGCGCGTAG
- a CDS encoding sensor histidine kinase has protein sequence MPRLRPSTTQATALAVTLVVLGQAELWLLPSLDTELVRARTHLLPFAVLVPAALVLRARAPLAAVLVAAGALVAQAIIVAPAMLLTQLAALLIAVYTVGAHSPLPRALAGLVAACTAPAALALRTDATVQETASIAVFATAPWLAGRVIARVRAYAARLEQLTAELERERERSAALAVAEERGHIARELHDILAHGLGLMTLQAGGARRMLRRDPDRAHAALVTIEDSGRQALAEVRRLLEAVDPRPGVGAAHPEHAEGRAQQRLPMGAEGPPPGLVEVQRPQPSLADVGSWLRRTVVRSHPVSVHVEGDPRSLPPGLDLTAFRIVQEAVTNALKHAPGAATSLRVRYSGDAVELEVANERGEPGPAGPPAAAGPPGPPGRGRGLIGMRERVAMFGGSLETGPTDDGGFLVRAHLPVEPAR, from the coding sequence GTGCCCCGGCTCCGCCCGTCCACCACCCAGGCCACGGCGTTGGCAGTCACGCTGGTGGTGCTCGGACAGGCCGAGCTGTGGCTGCTCCCGTCGCTCGACACCGAGCTCGTCCGGGCACGGACGCACCTGCTGCCCTTCGCCGTCCTCGTACCGGCAGCCCTCGTCCTGCGGGCCCGCGCCCCGCTCGCGGCGGTGCTGGTCGCGGCCGGCGCCTTGGTAGCGCAGGCGATCATAGTCGCACCGGCAATGCTCCTGACTCAGCTCGCGGCACTGCTCATCGCCGTGTACACGGTGGGCGCCCATAGTCCGCTGCCTCGCGCCCTCGCCGGCCTGGTCGCGGCCTGCACGGCTCCGGCGGCTCTCGCGCTGCGCACCGACGCCACCGTGCAGGAGACCGCCTCGATCGCCGTCTTCGCGACGGCACCGTGGCTGGCGGGTCGGGTGATCGCCCGGGTGCGTGCCTACGCCGCTCGGCTCGAGCAGCTCACCGCCGAGCTGGAGCGGGAGCGGGAGCGCAGTGCGGCGCTCGCCGTCGCCGAGGAACGTGGGCACATCGCCCGGGAGTTGCACGACATCCTCGCGCACGGCCTCGGGTTGATGACGCTGCAGGCCGGCGGAGCCCGCCGCATGCTACGGCGCGACCCCGACCGCGCACACGCCGCGCTGGTCACGATTGAGGACTCCGGACGCCAGGCGCTGGCGGAGGTACGCCGGTTGCTCGAAGCCGTCGATCCGCGACCCGGCGTCGGGGCGGCACATCCGGAGCACGCCGAAGGGCGGGCCCAACAGCGGTTACCGATGGGCGCCGAGGGACCACCGCCCGGCCTCGTAGAGGTCCAGCGGCCGCAACCGAGCCTGGCCGACGTCGGGTCGTGGTTGCGTCGGACCGTCGTCCGGAGCCACCCGGTGAGCGTGCACGTCGAAGGGGACCCGCGCAGCCTGCCACCGGGGCTGGACCTGACCGCCTTTCGCATCGTCCAGGAGGCCGTGACCAACGCCCTCAAACATGCCCCCGGGGCGGCCACCTCGCTGCGGGTGCGCTACTCGGGCGACGCGGTGGAGCTGGAGGTGGCCAACGAGCGTGGCGAGCCCGGCCCCGCCGGCCCGCCCGCCGCGGCCGGCCCGCCCGGCCCGCCCGGCCGGGGGCGAGGCCTGATCGGGATGCGTGAGCGGGTGGCGATGTTCGGCGGCAGTCTCGAGACCGGTCCGACCGACGACGGCGGCTTCCTGGTCCGGGCGCACCTCCCGGTGGAGCCGGCCCGGTGA
- a CDS encoding response regulator: MSVRVLIADDQELVRAGLRLILDAEDDIEVVAEARDGREALEQCDRYRVDVVLMDVRMPALDGVAATRRLLDDGRRGAPRVIVLTTYHVDAHVDAALQAGASGFLLKDVPPEQLVVAIRAVAAGDALLSPRVTGRLLDRFARVAPTPTHRRQLASLSAREREVLVLIAGGLSTVEIAAELVVGEATVKTHTSNVLRKLGLRDRAQGVMFAYESGLVEPGGRPGTAGLDR, from the coding sequence GTGAGCGTCCGCGTGCTGATCGCCGACGACCAGGAGCTCGTGCGTGCCGGACTGAGGTTGATCCTCGACGCGGAGGACGACATCGAGGTGGTCGCCGAGGCCCGCGACGGGCGGGAGGCACTCGAGCAGTGCGACCGGTACCGGGTCGACGTCGTGCTCATGGACGTGCGCATGCCGGCCCTCGACGGCGTCGCCGCCACCCGGCGGCTGCTCGATGACGGGCGTCGTGGCGCACCGCGCGTCATCGTGCTGACGACCTACCACGTGGACGCCCACGTCGACGCCGCGCTCCAGGCGGGCGCGAGCGGGTTCCTGCTCAAGGACGTCCCGCCCGAGCAGCTTGTCGTCGCGATTCGCGCGGTGGCGGCCGGTGACGCGCTGCTCTCGCCGCGGGTCACAGGGCGCCTGCTGGACCGCTTCGCTCGAGTCGCGCCCACGCCAACGCACCGGCGGCAGCTGGCCAGCTTGAGCGCGCGCGAGCGCGAGGTGCTGGTGCTCATCGCCGGCGGCCTCTCCACGGTCGAGATCGCCGCGGAGCTGGTGGTGGGCGAGGCGACGGTCAAGACCCACACCTCCAACGTGCTGCGCAAGCTCGGCCTGCGGGACCGGGCCCAGGGCGTGATGTTCGCCTACGAGTCGGGGCTGGTGGAGCCGGGCGGACGGCCCGGGACCGCCGGCCTCGACCGATAG
- a CDS encoding DNA-3-methyladenine glycosylase family protein gives MQALERTWVPPWPCPAGLLLGVLRHGGSDPTFRRDEDGAVWRGVRTPEGTATVRVESRPRDGEVRATAWGDGAAWVLDAVPAMLGAYDDVAPFPAHRHPVVAELWRRHPHLRVLRTGLVMESLVPAVIEQKVTGSEAFTGYRRLVHRFGERAPGPGAERHLWVAPAPATLTRIPSWDWLRLPVDPRRARTVVGAARVAPSLERTLAVPGDEADRRLRSLPGIGVWTSAEVRSRAHGDADAVSFGDYHVARDITWALTGEEGDDAMLAELLEPFRPHRYRVQRLVEVAGLRHPRRGPRMAPRTHLPV, from the coding sequence GTGCAGGCCCTGGAGCGGACGTGGGTGCCGCCGTGGCCGTGCCCGGCGGGCCTGCTGCTCGGCGTCTTGCGCCACGGCGGGAGCGATCCGACCTTCCGTCGCGACGAGGACGGTGCCGTCTGGCGGGGCGTGCGCACCCCTGAGGGCACCGCGACCGTGCGCGTGGAGTCCCGCCCGCGCGACGGCGAGGTCCGGGCCACGGCGTGGGGCGACGGCGCCGCCTGGGTGCTCGACGCCGTCCCCGCCATGCTCGGGGCGTACGACGACGTCGCTCCCTTCCCCGCCCACCGCCACCCGGTGGTCGCCGAGCTCTGGCGACGCCACCCGCACCTGCGCGTCCTGCGCACCGGACTGGTGATGGAGTCGCTGGTCCCGGCGGTCATCGAGCAGAAGGTCACCGGGAGCGAGGCCTTCACCGGCTACCGCCGCCTCGTGCACCGCTTCGGTGAGCGGGCCCCGGGCCCGGGCGCCGAGCGGCACCTGTGGGTCGCGCCGGCACCCGCGACCCTGACGCGGATACCGTCCTGGGACTGGCTCCGCCTGCCGGTGGACCCGAGGCGCGCCCGCACGGTGGTCGGCGCCGCCCGGGTGGCACCGTCGCTCGAACGCACCCTGGCCGTGCCAGGCGACGAGGCCGACCGGCGGCTGCGGTCCCTGCCCGGCATCGGGGTCTGGACCAGCGCCGAGGTGCGCTCGCGCGCCCACGGTGACGCCGACGCCGTCAGCTTCGGCGACTACCACGTCGCCCGGGACATCACCTGGGCGCTGACGGGGGAGGAGGGCGACGACGCCATGCTCGCCGAGCTGCTCGAGCCGTTCCGCCCCCACCGCTACCGCGTGCAGCGGCTGGTCGAGGTCGCCGGGCTGCGCCACCCGCGCCGCGGCCCACGCATGGCCCCGCGCACGCACCTGCCGGTGTGA
- a CDS encoding pyridoxamine 5'-phosphate oxidase family protein → MDYDDGDRIKSLTELQCWELVESEDLARLAVSVDDRPDIFPVTYVSHGGKLYVRTTQGSKLLELAINNQVAVEIDKVQEDSATSVVMHGQARRLESEAEILAAEKLPLRTRRQITSPVYIEITPSDVNGRWFDFSPAEAG, encoded by the coding sequence ATGGACTACGACGACGGCGACCGCATCAAGTCCCTCACCGAGCTGCAGTGCTGGGAGCTGGTCGAGTCCGAAGACCTGGCCCGGCTCGCCGTCAGCGTCGACGACCGCCCGGACATCTTCCCGGTCACCTACGTCAGCCACGGCGGCAAGCTGTACGTCCGCACCACGCAGGGCAGCAAGCTGCTGGAGCTGGCCATCAACAACCAGGTGGCCGTGGAGATCGACAAGGTGCAGGAGGACTCGGCAACCAGCGTCGTGATGCACGGACAGGCCCGCCGGCTGGAGTCCGAGGCGGAGATCCTCGCGGCGGAGAAGCTCCCCCTGCGGACCCGGCGGCAGATCACGTCGCCGGTGTACATCGAGATCACCCCGAGCGACGTCAACGGCCGCTGGTTCGACTTCTCCCCCGCCGAGGCGGGCTGA
- a CDS encoding RNA polymerase sigma factor has product MVLTDVPPGRGADAGSTSDVVTELVVGSRVGDEAEAWPEALATPGPERDAALSALHELMLRAARSQVHRMAARLPGAGAVVLDELAHAAADGALAALLGKLDTFEGRSRFTTWAYKFAILEAATEVRRRAWVGRDVRLDDADLWADPGPGPAELAEARDLAGAVRVALNEVLTTHQRRVAVALLVEEVPIDVLAERLGTTRGALYKTLHDARGRIRAHLTATGHLLPSQAGTR; this is encoded by the coding sequence GTGGTTCTGACGGACGTGCCGCCCGGACGGGGCGCGGACGCCGGGTCCACCTCGGACGTCGTGACGGAGCTGGTCGTCGGGTCCCGGGTCGGGGACGAGGCCGAGGCATGGCCCGAGGCGCTCGCCACCCCGGGGCCCGAGCGTGACGCGGCGCTCAGCGCCCTGCACGAGCTGATGCTCCGCGCCGCCCGCAGTCAGGTGCACCGCATGGCCGCCCGGCTGCCGGGAGCGGGCGCCGTCGTCCTGGACGAGCTCGCCCACGCGGCCGCCGACGGCGCGCTGGCCGCGCTGCTCGGCAAGCTCGACACCTTCGAGGGCCGCAGCCGATTCACCACCTGGGCCTACAAGTTCGCGATCCTGGAGGCCGCGACCGAGGTGCGGCGCCGCGCCTGGGTGGGCCGCGACGTCCGCCTGGACGACGCCGACCTGTGGGCCGACCCCGGCCCCGGACCAGCCGAGCTGGCCGAGGCCCGGGACCTCGCGGGTGCCGTCCGGGTAGCCCTGAACGAGGTGCTGACCACCCACCAGCGCCGCGTCGCGGTCGCGCTGCTGGTCGAGGAGGTCCCCATCGACGTGCTCGCCGAGCGGCTCGGCACCACCCGCGGCGCCCTGTACAAGACCCTGCACGACGCCCGCGGCCGGATCCGGGCACACCTCACCGCTACCGGCCATCTCCTCCCCTCCCAGGCAGGTACCCGATGA
- a CDS encoding ATP-dependent DNA ligase: protein MLLAQLVETSAAVTATRSRLAKRALLAGALRDAGDDEVEIVASYLSGRPRQRRTGVGWRGLADPPEPATNPSLTPVGVDAALERISALAGTGSQAARAAAVAALFTAATTAEQQFLRGLLFGELRQGALDSLLLDAIAEAADVPLATVRRAAMFSALSGPIAAAALTGGAEALGEFRLEVGRPVRPMLAATAPDVGAALDKVGGRVAAADGKIDGIRIQVHRDRDEVAVFTRSLDDITDRLPEVVEVARALPVDAVVLDGEAVALGPDGRPRPFQETGSRTGSRDGAALREEVPLTAYFFDLLHLDGRDLIDAPAHERFAVLADVAAAHLVPRRVTADPVEVAAFFQEMIDAGHEGLVIKDLQAPYDAGRRGAAWVKVKPRHTLDLVVLAVEWGSGRRQRWLSNIHLGARDGAGGFVMLGKTFKGMTDEMLTWQTERFLALETGRHGHVVTVRPEQVVEIAFDGIQRSSRYPGGMALRFARVVRYRDDKSADEADSVETVRAIAGSA from the coding sequence GTGCTCCTGGCCCAGCTGGTCGAGACGTCCGCCGCGGTGACGGCCACCCGGTCGCGCCTGGCCAAGCGTGCCCTGCTCGCCGGTGCGCTGCGAGACGCCGGCGACGACGAGGTGGAGATCGTCGCCTCCTACCTCTCCGGCCGGCCAAGGCAACGGCGCACCGGAGTCGGATGGCGCGGTCTGGCGGACCCGCCGGAGCCCGCTACAAACCCTTCCCTGACCCCGGTCGGTGTCGACGCCGCACTGGAGCGGATCTCGGCACTGGCGGGCACCGGCTCGCAGGCCGCCCGGGCCGCCGCCGTCGCCGCGCTGTTCACGGCGGCGACCACCGCAGAGCAGCAGTTCCTCCGCGGGCTGCTCTTCGGCGAGCTGCGCCAGGGCGCGCTGGACTCGCTGCTGCTGGACGCCATCGCCGAGGCCGCCGACGTCCCGCTGGCGACGGTGCGCCGCGCGGCGATGTTCAGCGCCCTGTCCGGGCCGATCGCCGCGGCGGCCCTGACCGGCGGCGCGGAGGCCCTCGGGGAGTTCCGGCTCGAGGTGGGTCGACCGGTGCGCCCCATGCTGGCCGCCACCGCGCCCGACGTCGGCGCGGCGCTCGACAAGGTCGGCGGCCGCGTCGCCGCCGCCGACGGCAAGATCGACGGCATCCGCATCCAGGTGCACCGGGACCGTGACGAGGTCGCCGTCTTCACCCGCTCTTTGGACGACATCACCGACCGCCTCCCCGAGGTGGTCGAGGTGGCCCGTGCGCTGCCGGTGGACGCCGTCGTGCTCGACGGCGAGGCCGTCGCGCTCGGGCCGGACGGGCGCCCGCGGCCCTTCCAGGAGACCGGCTCGCGGACCGGGAGCCGCGACGGCGCCGCGCTGCGGGAGGAGGTGCCGCTGACCGCCTACTTCTTCGACCTGCTCCACCTCGACGGGCGTGACCTCATCGACGCCCCTGCACACGAGCGCTTCGCGGTCCTGGCCGACGTGGCGGCCGCGCACCTGGTGCCGCGCAGGGTCACGGCCGACCCCGTCGAGGTGGCCGCGTTCTTCCAGGAGATGATCGACGCCGGGCACGAGGGCCTGGTGATCAAGGACCTTCAGGCGCCCTACGACGCGGGCCGGCGCGGAGCGGCGTGGGTGAAGGTCAAACCCAGGCACACCCTCGACCTCGTGGTGCTGGCCGTCGAGTGGGGCAGCGGCCGGCGGCAGCGCTGGCTGTCCAACATCCACCTCGGCGCCCGGGACGGCGCGGGCGGGTTCGTCATGCTCGGCAAGACGTTCAAGGGCATGACCGACGAGATGCTCACCTGGCAGACCGAACGGTTCCTCGCCCTGGAGACCGGACGGCACGGCCACGTGGTGACGGTGCGGCCGGAGCAGGTGGTCGAGATCGCGTTCGACGGCATCCAGCGCTCCAGCCGCTACCCCGGCGGCATGGCGCTGCGCTTCGCCCGCGTGGTGCGCTACCGCGACGACAAGAGCGCCGACGAGGCCGACAGCGTGGAGACGGTCCGGGCGATCGCCGGAAGCGCGTAG